ACGTGATCAACGTGGACTTCACCTCGTGCCGGGACGAGGTGAAGTCCACGTCGGTGAGGTGAAGCTCCACCGACGACCCTCGCAGCGCACCCGTGAACGGCACCCTCACCATGCCCCGACACGGTGAGGGTGCCCCTCACGGGTTGCGGCCGCGAGGCGACCGACACCACGACCGAGTCCACCCTTGTCACCCGCCCGGTGCCGCCGCGCCAGCGGCGATGGATGACTGACAACTCACCTCAGGCGGTCGCACGCCGTGCCTCATCTCGGGGAGCCCACCGGGCGGACGGTGATGGTGTTGACGTCGACGCCGGCCGGTTGGGTGAGCGCCCACTCGATCGACGCGGCGAGCTGGTCGGCGGGCAGGTAGCCACCCGGCCGGTCGCTCGTCGGGCCGCCGACGGGGTCGAAGAGGTTCGTGTCCACCGCGCCGGGGATGACCAGCGTCACCCCGACACCGTCGCCGGTGACCGCGAGGCGGGTGTTCTCCGCCATCCCCGTGACCGCCCACTTGGTCGCGCCGTAGATGTTGCCCGCAGTGTGGATGACGCCCGCGATGCTGCCCACGAGGACGATCCGCCCGCGGGTCTCCCTCAGGGCCGGCAGTGCCAGCCTGATGAGCAGCGCGGGTCCAAGGACGTTCGTCAGCACCATGTCGCGCCAGCCCGCGGGATCGCCGTCGGCGAGGGAGTCGTGCGTGGCGTACGCGGCGTTGGCGACGGCGGCGTCGAGGCGCCCGAACGTCGCGATCGTCGTCTCCACGGCTGTCGTCACGGCATCGAGGTCCGCGGCGTCTCCCGCAAGCGTCAGCAGGTCGTCCGGTCTGTTGACGTCGGCGGCGAAGCGGTCGAGGCGGTCCTTCCTGCGTGCGGTGACGGCGACGCGATGGCCGCGGTCGAGCAGACGGCGTGCGGTCGCGGCCCCGATACCACTGGAGCCGCCGGTGATCAGGGTGACGGGCGAGTCGGTCATGCCAGGAAAGCTAGGTTCTAGAGCCGGCTCTAGGTCAAGCCGTACGCTGACCGGCATGACCGACCGTGCCACCGGGCTCAGCATCGGACAGGTCGCCGAGCGGACCGGCCTGAGCGTCCACGCCCTGCGCTACTACGAGCGCGAGGGCGTCCTCGCCGACACCGTTCGACGCGACCGGGGCGGCAGGCGCGTCTACGGCGAGGACGACGTCGAGTGGCTCGCCATGTGCGCGAGGTTCCGCGAGACCGGCATGCCGCTGCCGGCGATCCGCCGGTACGCCGACCTCGTCCGGCAGGGCCCCGGCAACGAGAAGGAGCGGCTCGCGGTGCTGCGCGAGCATCAGGAGCGGGTGAGCGACCGGATCCGTGCGCTCGGCGAGTGTCTCGACGTGATCGCGTACAAGGTCCGGGTCTACGAGGACCACCTCGACAACGGCACGGCCGACCGGCTGTGGAGCGGGTCCGAACCCTGATGCCCTAGCCGAGCAGCTCGACCGAGACCTGCCAGAGGCGTTCGGCGGCCTCGGGGTCGAGGGCGTATGCGGCAACACCACGCCGCGTGCCGGGCCGGTGCGGCTCGGCCTCGTCGCAGTCCTCGAAGTAGCGCCCGCCGACGCCGTCGAGCAGCGGCGAGGCCGCGGCGAGGACCGAGGTCGCTGCGCCCTGCTCCGGCGTCTTCCACGCGACGGTGGCCGAGTCGCCCGCCTGCCTGCGGATCCGGTCGAGCTCCTCGTCGGTGACGTGCCGCTGCAGGTTGGTCCTGATCATGCCGGGCATCAGGGCGTTGGCGGTGATCCCGTCGCTCGACCACCGCCTCGTCGCCTCGACCGCGAAGAGGACGTTGGCCGTCTTGGACTGCCCGTACGCCAGCCAGGGGTCGTACGCGCGCCGCTCGAAGTGGAGGTCGTCGAAGACGACGCGGGAGCGCAGGTGGGCGGTCGAGCTGACCGACACCAGGCGGGCACCACCGGCCGAGGCGAGGGCGTCATGGAGGCCGGTGGCGAGCGCGAAGTGGCCGAGGTGGTTCGTGGCGAACTGCAGCTCCCAGCCCTCCGGCGTGCGCTTCTCGGGGCTGGCCATCACGCCGGCGTTGTCGACGAGCACGTGGAGGGGGCCGTCCCACTGGTCGACGAACGCCCGGACCGAGGCCCGGTCCGCGAGGTCGAGCCCCGCGACGAGGATCCGCGTGCTGCCCGTGGTCCCGGCGATGTCGTCGGCCGTGCGCTTCCCAGCCTCCGTGTCGCGTACCGCCAGGGTGACCTCGGCGCCGGCGCCGGCGAGCGCGCGGGCGGTCTCGACGCCGATGCCCGAGGCCCCGCCGGTCACGACGGCGTGGCGTCCGGTGAGGTCGACTCCGGCCACGACCTCGGCGGCGGTCGACGTGGCGGAGAACGGGGTGGTGAGACGTGCGGAGGTGGTCATCGCTGCTTCCTGTCCTGCTCGTGGCACGGCGGAGACCGCGCCGGTACGATGAATCGGAGGTGGCTCCGCTTAGAACTTAACCGGAGGTTCCTCCGATTGCCAAACCCGAGGAGGAGCCGGTGCCGGACCCGGGCGACCGTCCATTGCGCGCCGACGCGCGGCGCAACCGCGACCGCCTGCTCGACTCCGCCGTCCGCGCGCTCGCGCAGGACGGACCCGAGGTCACGCTCGACGCGATCGCCAGGGACGCGGGCGTCGGCATCGGCACGCTCTACCGGCACTTCCCCACGCGCGAGGCGCTGGTCGAGGCGGCGTACCGCAACGAGCTCGCGAAGCTGTGCGACGCGGTGCCCGACCTGCTGGCGTCGATGCCGCCCGACGAGGCCACCCGCACCTGGATGGACCACTTCGTCGACTACATGACGACCAAGCGCGGCATGGCCGACGCCCTGCGCGCCGTCGTCGCCTCGGGCGGCAACCCGTTCGCGCAGAGTCGCGACCGGCTCACCGCGGCGATCACCGACCTGCTGAAGGCGAGCGTCGACGCCGGAGCCATCCGTGCGGACGCCGACCCTGACGACGTGCTCCTCGGCCTCAGCGGGGTGTCCCTCGCCACCGGCGAGCCCGCGCAGCGCGCGCAGGCCCATCGCCTGCTCGACCTGCTGATGGACGGCCTGCGCTACCGCGCCGACGGCCGCTGACGGTCCCGAGCGTCTGTTGACAGCTCCACCCGCCTGGCTACGATGAGCCCGGTCGTGGTCGCCCTCGGTGAGCTGTCGTCACCGGGGGCCCGGGGTGGAGGGGCTGGCGTGGCCGACGCGTTCGAACGCGCCTGGTCCGCCGTCGCCGCCCACGTGGCGAGGTACGCCCACCGTGTGAGTCGCCATCGTGCCGACGCCGACGACCTCTACCAACGCGTCGCGATCCGCGCCTGGCGCGGACACGACGGCTTCCGCGGCGAGTCCGGCTACCTGGCGTGGGTCATGGCCATCGCCGCCCGGGAGAGCACCAGGCTCGGGTCGTCGCGGGCGCGACTCGAACGCAGGGAGCCGTCGCCCGACGACGTCCCCCACGAGGTACGCAGGCGCGAGGCCCTGGACGCCGCCGACGAGGTCGTGCCGCCGACCGACGCTGGTTGGCTGGGCGCCGTCACCGAGCAGGCGAGGAGACACAACGTCCTCGCCGGCCTGGAGCACTCCGTCGTCATCGCGCGGTTGCGGCACCCCGACCACCCGTGGCAACGGATCGGCGACGACGTCAGCGCCACTGCCAACGCGTGCGCGGTCGCGCACTTCCGCGCGGTCCTCAAGCTGCGCGTCTTCCTCTTCGAGCACCGGCTCGACCTCCTCGGCGGGAGGGGCCTGGTGTCCTCCGCGTACGAGCGCGCGTTGACCGGCGACGATCCGCTGACCCCCGCAGAGGCCGACGCCTTCCGCGCCGTCGTGCTCGATGAGTCCGGCAGCCGGCGCCGCGGCTGGCAGACCGCGCTGCGCGGCGCGTGCGCGAAGGTCATCAGGCACCTCGACCCGCCCTGAACGCGGATCGCACGGACTTCTCCCTCGAACCCGGTAATGAGAGGTCCGCGGCGAGGGTCTACACCTGTGCAACGCCCTCGACGGTGGGCGCGGGACAGGCAGGAGACGCGACATGAGCCATGACGGCCCGTACGGATGGTCGGGGGACGTGCCCCCGGACATCGCGTCGATGCCGGCGGACGTCCTGAGCGACGTGCCGACCGTCCTCGACGTCCTCCCCGACGGCAGGGAGACCGTCGTCATCGGGGACGTCGACGGCCTGGCCGACTTCACGCACCCGCAGGGCGACAACCCGTACGGCTTCCTCGGTACCTGTGGCCTCTGCTCGTGCGAGGGCATCCTGCGGCAGTTCGGCATCGAGGTCACCGAGGCCGACGTCGTCGAGCATGCCATCCACCACGGCGAGTGCCACATCTCGGACGACCCCACTGCGTGTGGCGGGACGACGGTCGGCGACCAGGTCGCCATCCTCGGCGACTACGGCGTGCCCGCCCACTACGAGACCGGCGGGTCCCTGGAGGATCTCGCCGCCGGCCTCGAGCAGGGCCGCGGCATCATCATCGAGACGAACGCCGGTGTGCTGTGGGACGACATCAACGCCTACGACAACGGCCAGATCAACCACGCGATCGTGGCGACGGGTGTCGCCCGCGATCCCTCGACCGGTGAGATCCAGGGCTTCTACGTCAACGACAGCGGCACCGGCGAGGCAGGACGCTTCGTCGACGCCGCGACGATGCGTGAGGCGTGGATGGACCCGGGCGGGGTCAGCGTCGTGACCGACATCGTGCGCGCAGGCACGCCCGCCGCCCCAGGACCTTCGGCCGGATAGAGGATCAGCGAGATGACAACGCCCACGAGCTTCATGAGCTACGACGAGATCGGCAAGGCGTTCGCCGACCACCCGGTCCGCCTCGCCGAGATCCCGGTCGAGCACCACGTCTCCACACCACTGCCGACGCTGCGTTGGGGACGTCCCGCCTTCGCCGCCTTCGCCGCTCCCGCACGGCGGGTGCCGCGGCAGCCGACCGAGCTGAGCACGCCCGACCGGTGGCTGCTGGTCGACGCGTCGCACGGCCGACTGGTGGCGTACGACATGGTCGCCGCGGTGCCGTTCGCGACCGACCTCCCCGCCGGCCCCGTCACCGCCGTGCCGGCGCGGACGTCCGTGGCCGCCGCACGCGAGGACCTGCGGATGCTCGGCGAGCTGATGGACCAGGTCGCCCCCGCGTTCCTCGCCGGAGAGGACGGCGACGCCACCACGCGCCGCGATCTCGCCGAGGTGCTAGGCGCCGTCCTGCCCGCCGCGACGGTGCCCTGGTATCGCGCGCTCACGCCGGACTTCTTCGCCTGGTTGGAGGGGTAGGACGATGACGGACACCGACACCACGCCGCTCGCGGCACTGATGCACAGCGGCCTGAAGCTGACGAAGTCCGACGCTGCCGACGCGATCCTCGGGCTCGCCTCCGTGGCCGACGGGCTCGACATGCGGGAGACGGCGGACCGGCTGCGTGACACCGAGCAGCAGCTCCAGTCCGACACGTTCAACCTCATCGTGATGGGGCGCTTCAAGAACGGGAAGTCGACCCTGCTCAACGCCCTGCTCGGCGGAACCACCACCGAGGTCGACCTCGCCGGGCACAAGGGCCCGATGGTCGTCGACGATCTACCGGCGACCGCCACCCTGACCGGCGTGACGTACGCCGAGGATCCGTACGTCAAGGTCTGGAGCTTCGACGGGCAGTCGGACAGGTGGCCGCTCAGCCGCTACCTGCGCGAGTCGATCCTCGACACCGACCAGGAGCAGAGCGAGGAACGGTTCAGGAACATCAGGGAGTTCGAGATGGGATTCCCGGCCAAGCTCTGCCAGGCCGGCGTCACCGTCTTCGACTCCCCGGGTCTCGACGAGCACCCCACCAGGACGCAGGTCACCCGCGACGCGACCAAGCGGTGCGACGCCGCGATCGTCGTCTACAGCACGCACGCGCTGATGGGTGAGAACGAGATGATGGACGCCGCGAACCTGGTGGCCTCGGGCACCCGCGTCTTCACCGTCGTCAACCTGTGGGGTGACCGCGCGGTCGACGACCGGTTGAAGGGCTACGTCTGGAACCGCTACGTCCGCGACCACCAGGGCGGGCCCGCCTGGGACCCCAACAAGGACCCCTCGTCGCGCGACATCTACTTCGTCAACGCCAAGCAGGGACGCGACGCCCGCTACGAGCAGGACGGGGCCGGTGCCGCCGAGTCGGGGCTCGCGGCCCTCGAGGAGCGGCTCGGCCGCTTCCTCATCCGCGACCGCCGCTACGTCCACCTGACGAAGTACGTGACCCAGGCCGACGGCCAGGCGCTCGCGATCGAGCAGCACATCCACCAGCGCAGGAAGGCGGCCGAGACCGACCAGGCCAAGCTGAGCGAGGCGTACGAGCTCATCGCGCCGCGTCTCGCCGAGATCGGCACCAGGCCGGCGAAGCTCCCGCCGATCATCGAGCGCTTCCGCGCCGAGGCTGAGTCGACGCTGCGGTCCAGCTTCACCGCCACGGTCGCGGAGATCAGGCGTGACCTCCCCGAGCACCTGGAGACCCTGGAGCTCACCTCCACCCAGGGCTTGGTCGCGTCGACGCTCAAGCCGTTCCAGCAGAAGAAGATCGCCAGGGAGATATCCAAGGCCATCAGCGACTTCGTCTCCGGCCGCATCGCGCGCTGGGAGGGGGAGGACGTCCCCGGAGTGCTTCGTCCCGTCCTGGAACGCCTCTCCACCGAGGTCGAGAACGAGATCAAGACGATCGGGCACCAGTTCGACCAGATCCACTTCACGCTGACCGGCTGGGAGGTCGACGCCGAGGCCGCGCCGATCGTCGGCCGTACCGAACGGATCCTGTCCGCGATCCCGCACGTGCTGCTCGGCGACGTAGCAGGCGCGGTCGCGGGCGGCGCGGGCGGCTGGCGCGGCGCGGTCGGATCGGCGGCCGGTGCGTTCGGGGCCGGGTTCGTGCTGACCGCACTCGGGGTCAGCCCACTCGCGCCGATCTTCCTCCCCGCCGCGCTCGCCGCGTCCCTCGTCCTCGGCGTGTGGGGCGGGGGCAGGGGGCTCGAGGGCCGTGCGAAGAAGAAGCTCATGCAGGACGCGGACGAGCGGATGCTGGAGCCCCTCCCGGAGGAGATGGCGCCGAGGATCGAGGCCACGCTTCGGGAGAGCTTCGCCCAGGTCCAGACGATCCTCACCGGCGAGGTCAGCGCCCTGATCGAGGAGGAGCGGCGCAACATCGAGGAGATGGTGGAGCTGAACCGGCGCGACCACGCCGAGCGCGAGCGGATGACGGTCGCCCTCGACGAGGCGGCTGCGGCGTTCAACGGCCACCGGCTCGCTTTGCAGAAGTCGCTCATCCGCGCGCGGGAGGTGTGACCGGTCCCGTGGTCCCGGCGCTGAGTGATGCGGTCGAGGTGCTCGCACCGACCGTCGCCGCGCTGCCGCCCGAGCTCGCGGGCGCGGTCGCGTACCACTGGGGCGACGAGCTGCCCCGGCGGACGGCAGACGACCTGCGCGCGATCACGGCCGCGTTGCTCGACGATCCCGTGACCGTCGTCTTCGGCGGCCACTTCAGCTCGGGCAAGTCCACCCTGCTCAACGCCCTGCTCGGCCGCACCCTGCTCCCCGCGAGCGACTTCCCCGAGACCGGCGCCGCGTGCTGGATCAGCGCCGGCCCGGCGGACCGCGTCGTGGCGGTGACGCCGTCAGGACCGGTCGATCTCGCCGTCGACGTCTCCGCCATCGCGCACGAGGTCTCGCTCGTCGACGCCGAGGGTGACTACCGCGAACGGGTCGAGAAGGTGCGCCGCATCCAGGTCACCGTCGCCGGTGGCACGCCGGCGCCCGGCGTGGTGTGGGTCGACTCGCCCGGCATCAACGACACCGCCACCATGACCGCGCGGGCGGCCGACGTCGCGCGTACCGGTGACGTGCTGGTCTGGGTCGTCACGTCACGGCAGGCCATGTCGGAGACGGAGCAGGCGTACCTCGCGACGTACGTCGCGGAACGCGGCGCCGACTCCCTCGCCTTCGTCGTCAACGCATTCCTCACCGACGACACCGAGGAGGAGTGGGAGCGCTTCCTCGGCAGGGGTGCGCGCGTGCACCGCGACCGCATCCGCGACGCCGTCGGCGAGGAGGAACCGGAGATCGCCGTCGTCTCCGCACAGGCGACCGCCGCCGCGCCAGGCGACTTCGGCGGTCCCGAGACGCGCCAGTTGCTCGCGAGCCTGGCGGACCCCGACCACCCGCGCGTGCGCGCGACACGGCTGACCCGCGCCGCCGCCCGGGTCGAGCGACTCGCCGGCGACGTCGACCAGCGCGTCCGGTACGAGCGGGCGCGCATCGACGCCGCACGCGCCGCAGCCGCGAACAGCCACGACGAGGCGGCGGCACGGCACGCCCACTTCACGTCAGCCGTGGCCGCCGCGGTGACGCGATGCTTCGAGCGGCACCGACCGTACGTCGAGCACTGCGGGCTGCAGGTCGCGCAGGAGATCGGCGCCGGGCGGCTGCGGCGCGACGGCTTCTACGGCTCGTGCCTGACGTACCGGATCCAGCTGGCGGTCAACGCGCTCGCTCTCGACCTCGCCGCGGCCGTCAACCGGTGCGCCGGCGAGCATTGGTGCGGAGTGCTGTCGCAGCACGCGTTCACCGCGTTGACGACGCACCTCTATCCCGGGTCGGTGGAGGTCCCCGTGCCCGACGGTGCCGCGGGCAAGGTACGTAAGAGCCTCGGCTCGCTCGGCGGCGCGGCGCGCGACAAGGTCGCCGACGTCCGCGTGCGAGGTGCGGGCCAGGTCACCGCCGAGACCTTCCGCGGGGCCAGGGACGCGGCGTCGGCGATCCGGCAGGACAAGGGTGGCGCGCTGCGCAGCGCGGCCGCGGTGTTCCGCGACCGGGTGACGGCGCAGGACGCCTCGGTCGCCGCGGCCCGCGTCGCGACGGACGGGCTGCTCGCCAAGCGCGACGCGGTCGTCCGCCTCGTGACGGACGACTGCCGCCCGCTCGCGGCGCCGGTCGCCGTGCCGGACGAGGCCCCGGTACGGGCAATCGAGGCGCTTCGCGACCTGCTCAGACAGCGGGCGGCACAATGTGTCGCGCTCACCCAACCCACGAGGGAGGCTCCGTGACCGGCGTCGTCGGCATCGACTCGCAGCACTCCTGGAGTGCCGTGGTGGTGAACGAGGTCTCCACCGAGGGCACGCAATGCTCGCCGGTGGGCGACGGGCGCCGTCACCTCGTCCCGCACGCGTACGACGACGAGGGCCGCTGGGGGACCGCGGCGGCCGAGGCGGCGCTGGACGGCTCACCCGAGACCTCACTCCTGTCCTGGCGGCGCGACCCGTGGACCGTGGCCTTCCTCGCCGGCGTGCGCGACCGGCTGTACGCCTACCTGGGCGACGTCGCGCCGACCGGCGCCCACGGCTACGCGATCTGCACGACCGAGCCCGCCGGACCGGAAGCGCCCGATGCCGCGACACTCGGCCGGACGTTCGCCGAGGCCGGGCTCCCCGACTGCTGGCTGGTGGATCCGGCAGCCGCCCTCGTCTGCCGGTGGCTCGCCGACGAGACATCCGGGCGTCTCGAACGACCGCGCACGGTGCTCGCCGTCGTGTGCGGTGAGGAGCGCACGACCGCCTCGGCCTTCCGGGTCGAGCCGACCGACGACGGGCGGGTGACCGTACGCCGGGACGGCACCCCGCCCGATCCGACCCCGCACGGCGTCGGGCCGTGGCATGCCGAGCTCGCCGACACCGTCGTCGAGCGCTGCCGGGAAGGCGTGCGGCGCGGCGACGCACTCGCCGTGCTCGACGGCGTCCTCGAGTTCGGTGCCCGCCTCCGTTCGCAGCGCGACCCGCTCGAGCCCGTCGAGTGG
The window above is part of the Streptosporangiales bacterium genome. Proteins encoded here:
- a CDS encoding SDR family NAD(P)-dependent oxidoreductase; its protein translation is MTDSPVTLITGGSSGIGAATARRLLDRGHRVAVTARRKDRLDRFAADVNRPDDLLTLAGDAADLDAVTTAVETTIATFGRLDAAVANAAYATHDSLADGDPAGWRDMVLTNVLGPALLIRLALPALRETRGRIVLVGSIAGVIHTAGNIYGATKWAVTGMAENTRLAVTGDGVGVTLVIPGAVDTNLFDPVGGPTSDRPGGYLPADQLAASIEWALTQPAGVDVNTITVRPVGSPR
- a CDS encoding MerR family transcriptional regulator is translated as MTDRATGLSIGQVAERTGLSVHALRYYEREGVLADTVRRDRGGRRVYGEDDVEWLAMCARFRETGMPLPAIRRYADLVRQGPGNEKERLAVLREHQERVSDRIRALGECLDVIAYKVRVYEDHLDNGTADRLWSGSEP
- a CDS encoding SDR family NAD(P)-dependent oxidoreductase; the protein is MTTSARLTTPFSATSTAAEVVAGVDLTGRHAVVTGGASGIGVETARALAGAGAEVTLAVRDTEAGKRTADDIAGTTGSTRILVAGLDLADRASVRAFVDQWDGPLHVLVDNAGVMASPEKRTPEGWELQFATNHLGHFALATGLHDALASAGGARLVSVSSTAHLRSRVVFDDLHFERRAYDPWLAYGQSKTANVLFAVEATRRWSSDGITANALMPGMIRTNLQRHVTDEELDRIRRQAGDSATVAWKTPEQGAATSVLAAASPLLDGVGGRYFEDCDEAEPHRPGTRRGVAAYALDPEAAERLWQVSVELLG
- a CDS encoding TetR family transcriptional regulator, producing the protein MPDPGDRPLRADARRNRDRLLDSAVRALAQDGPEVTLDAIARDAGVGIGTLYRHFPTREALVEAAYRNELAKLCDAVPDLLASMPPDEATRTWMDHFVDYMTTKRGMADALRAVVASGGNPFAQSRDRLTAAITDLLKASVDAGAIRADADPDDVLLGLSGVSLATGEPAQRAQAHRLLDLLMDGLRYRADGR